One window of the Candidatus Chryseobacterium colombiense genome contains the following:
- a CDS encoding cold shock domain-containing protein codes for MADSFSKKENFKKKQQKLKEKALRREERKENNDKGKSLDEMFMYVDANGQLTSTPPDQDARQEIDLDNIQLGAAPIEAEEVLKTGIVTFLSEKGYGFITEDKTKENIFFHNNNCIDQIKKGNKVSFEKEKSPKGFSATEIRLVK; via the coding sequence ATGGCGGATTCTTTCTCTAAAAAAGAAAATTTCAAAAAGAAACAGCAAAAACTAAAAGAAAAGGCTCTACGTCGTGAAGAGCGTAAGGAAAACAATGATAAAGGTAAAAGCCTTGATGAAATGTTTATGTATGTAGATGCAAACGGACAACTGACGTCTACACCTCCGGATCAGGATGCAAGACAGGAAATTGATCTTGATAACATTCAGTTGGGAGCAGCTCCAATCGAAGCTGAAGAAGTTTTAAAAACAGGAATTGTAACTTTTTTAAGTGAAAAAGGATACGGCTTCATTACTGAAGATAAAACAAAAGAAAATATCTTCTTCCACAATAATAACTGCATCGATCAGATTAAAAAAGGAAACAAGGTATCTTTCGAAAAAGAAAAATCTCCAAAAGGATTTTCTGCAACGGAGATCAGACTGGTAAAATAA